A part of Pseudomonas sp. HR96 genomic DNA contains:
- a CDS encoding purine-cytosine permease family protein, with translation MTNNNSKSPSMNQSISQIETNGVEQIPDHERNATPLDLFRLIFGGANTFSTAVLGSFPVLFGLSFQAGAWAIVLGIVVGALILAPMGLFGPINGTNNAVSSGAHFGVHGRIVGSFLSLLTAIAFFSISVWSSGDALVGGAKRLIGLPETDLTLGLAYGLFALLVLVVCIYGFRFMLWVNKIAVTVASVLFLLGVVAFAPTFDSAYAGTVGMGQPGFWAAFIGAALVSMSNPISFGAFLGDWSRYIPRDTAKVRILGAVILAQLATLLPSLFGLATATIVAVKAPDYIASNNYVGGLLAVSPTWFFVPVCLLAVIGGMSTGTTSLYGTGLDMSSVFPRVLSRVRATLLIGIMSIAFIFIGRFAANLVQSVSTFAVLIITCTTPWMVIMLLGLLTRRGWYCPNDLQVFTRGETGGRYWFSHGWNWRGMGAWIPSALVGLCFVNLPGQFVGPLGNLAGGIDISLPVTLGLAALVYLALLSLFPELPEVYGPGDPRSRSHSTTSAVKAHA, from the coding sequence ATGACTAATAACAACTCGAAAAGTCCCAGCATGAACCAGAGCATCAGCCAGATCGAGACCAACGGTGTCGAACAGATCCCCGACCACGAACGCAATGCCACCCCGCTTGACCTCTTCCGCCTGATCTTCGGCGGCGCCAATACCTTCTCCACCGCCGTGCTCGGCAGTTTCCCGGTGCTGTTCGGCCTGTCGTTCCAGGCCGGGGCCTGGGCGATCGTGCTGGGCATCGTGGTCGGCGCGCTGATTCTCGCCCCCATGGGCCTGTTCGGCCCGATCAACGGCACCAACAACGCCGTGTCCTCCGGTGCGCACTTCGGCGTTCACGGGCGCATCGTCGGCTCGTTCCTCTCGCTGCTGACCGCCATCGCCTTCTTCTCGATTTCCGTATGGAGCTCGGGGGATGCCCTGGTGGGGGGCGCCAAGCGCCTGATCGGGCTGCCGGAAACCGACCTGACGCTGGGCCTGGCCTATGGATTGTTCGCCCTGCTGGTGCTGGTGGTGTGCATCTACGGCTTTCGCTTCATGCTGTGGGTCAACAAGATCGCCGTGACCGTGGCCAGCGTGCTGTTCCTGCTGGGCGTGGTGGCGTTCGCGCCGACCTTCGACAGCGCCTATGCCGGCACCGTCGGCATGGGTCAGCCAGGGTTCTGGGCGGCCTTCATCGGCGCCGCACTGGTGTCGATGAGCAACCCGATCTCGTTCGGCGCCTTTCTCGGCGACTGGTCGCGCTATATACCGCGCGACACGGCCAAGGTACGCATCTTAGGCGCGGTGATTCTCGCGCAACTGGCGACCCTGCTGCCGTCGCTGTTCGGCCTGGCCACGGCGACCATCGTCGCGGTCAAGGCGCCGGACTACATCGCCAGCAATAACTATGTCGGTGGCCTGCTGGCGGTGTCGCCGACCTGGTTCTTCGTGCCGGTGTGCCTGCTGGCAGTGATCGGCGGCATGTCCACCGGCACCACCTCGCTGTATGGCACCGGCCTTGACATGTCCAGCGTGTTCCCGCGAGTGCTGTCGCGGGTCAGGGCGACCCTGCTGATCGGCATCATGAGCATCGCGTTCATCTTCATCGGGCGCTTTGCCGCCAACCTGGTGCAGAGCGTTTCGACCTTCGCGGTGCTGATCATCACCTGCACCACGCCCTGGATGGTGATCATGCTACTGGGCCTGTTGACCCGCCGTGGCTGGTACTGCCCGAACGACCTGCAGGTGTTCACCCGCGGCGAGACCGGCGGGCGTTACTGGTTCAGCCACGGCTGGAACTGGCGCGGCATGGGCGCCTGGATTCCCAGTGCGCTGGTCGGGCTGTGCTTCGTCAACCTGCCGGGGCAGTTCGTCGGCCCCCTGGGCAACCTGGCAGGCGGCATCGACATCAGCCTGCCGGTGACCCTGGGCCTGGCCGCGCTGGTGTACCTGGCGCTGCTCAGCCTGTTCCCGGAATTGCCAGAGGTGTATG
- a CDS encoding YybH family protein — translation MSVEQVLQAAATLVEAFASNDRQAYFGAFSEDASFVFHNLEQPLLSRAAYQAVWDGWRRDEGFEVLSCTSRNAYVSLQGDVAIFIHDVATELRLQGELYRSQERETIVFRRSSSQQSPQLNPQHDPQHDPQQQEHNQGRWLACHEHLSVAQPLPSP, via the coding sequence ATGAGCGTCGAGCAGGTACTGCAGGCCGCCGCCACGCTCGTCGAAGCCTTTGCCAGCAATGATCGGCAAGCCTATTTTGGCGCCTTCAGCGAGGACGCCAGTTTCGTCTTTCACAACCTGGAGCAGCCGTTGCTCAGCCGCGCCGCCTACCAGGCAGTGTGGGACGGCTGGCGCCGGGACGAGGGTTTCGAGGTGCTCTCGTGCACCTCGCGCAATGCCTACGTCAGCCTGCAAGGTGACGTGGCGATCTTCATCCACGACGTGGCCACCGAGCTGCGCCTGCAAGGGGAGCTGTACCGCAGCCAGGAGCGCGAGACCATCGTGTTTCGTCGTTCGTCATCGCAACAGAGTCCGCAGCTCAATCCACAACACGATCCACAACACGATCCACAACAACAAGAACACAACCAGGGCCGCTGGCTGGCCTGCCATGAACACCTTTCAGTAGCACAACCACTGCCCTCCCCTTAG
- the speB gene encoding agmatinase — protein MEKILHQPLGGNEMPRFGGIATMLRLPQVETAAGLDAAFIGIPLDIGTSLRAGTRFGPRSIRAESVMIRPYNMATGAAPFDSLSVADIGDVAINTFNLLDSVRIIEEAYDSILEHDVIPLTLGGDHTITLPILRAIHKKHGKVGLVHIDAHADVNDHMFGEKIAHGTTFRRAVEEGLLDCDRVVQIGLRAQGYTAEDFNWCRKQGFRVVQAEECWHKSLTPLMEEVRAKVGDGPVYLSFDIDGIDPAWAPGTGTPEIGGLTTIQGIEIIRGCQGLDLVGCDLVEVSPPYDTTGNTSLLGANLLYEMLCVLPGVVHR, from the coding sequence GTGGAAAAGATCCTGCACCAACCACTGGGCGGTAACGAGATGCCGCGTTTCGGCGGTATCGCCACCATGTTGCGCCTGCCTCAGGTCGAGACCGCCGCAGGCCTGGACGCAGCCTTCATCGGCATTCCGCTGGACATCGGCACATCGCTGCGTGCCGGCACCCGCTTCGGCCCGCGCTCGATCCGCGCCGAGTCGGTGATGATCCGCCCTTACAACATGGCCACGGGCGCTGCCCCGTTCGATTCGCTGTCGGTGGCCGACATTGGCGACGTGGCGATCAATACCTTCAACCTGCTCGACTCGGTGCGCATCATCGAAGAGGCCTACGACAGCATTCTCGAGCACGATGTCATCCCCCTGACCCTGGGCGGTGACCACACCATCACCTTGCCGATCCTGCGGGCGATACACAAGAAGCACGGCAAGGTCGGGCTGGTGCACATCGATGCCCATGCCGACGTCAACGACCACATGTTCGGCGAGAAGATCGCCCACGGCACCACCTTCCGCCGCGCAGTCGAGGAAGGCCTGCTGGACTGCGACCGGGTAGTGCAGATCGGCCTGCGCGCCCAGGGCTACACCGCAGAAGACTTCAACTGGTGCCGCAAACAGGGGTTCCGGGTGGTGCAGGCCGAGGAATGCTGGCACAAGTCGCTGACCCCATTGATGGAAGAGGTGCGCGCCAAGGTCGGTGACGGCCCGGTGTACCTGAGCTTCGACATCGACGGCATCGACCCGGCCTGGGCACCGGGCACCGGCACTCCGGAAATTGGCGGCCTGACCACCATCCAGGGCATCGAGATCATCCGCGGCTGCCAGGGCCTGGACCTGGTCGGCTGTGACCTGGTGGAGGTCTCGCCTCCTTATGACACCACCGGCAACACCTCGCTGCTGGGCGCCAACCTGCTCTACGAAATGCTCTGCGTGCTGCCAGGGGTGGTGCACCGATGA
- a CDS encoding LysR family transcriptional regulator: protein MASSLPDLKLLRIFVSVVRHQGFANAQQELNLSTSAISTYMSQLESSLGIVLCHRGRGGFSLTSKGELFHQETLRVLGEMEVFEQYTAALKGELRGTLNLGVIDSTVSDSAFPFAEAIGAYSQEYPAVHLHLSVSSPYELQMGVQENRLDLAVGSFSTRMSGLVYQPLYREQHWLYCSSRHPLYSERRIPEEVITQQRMVGRGYWSQAELARHGFKHSAATVESMEAQLILVLSGAYIGYLPEHYAQSWADKGDLRVLSPATFGYQAPFSMIVRRGRSREPLIQTFRDLLKSQVNPG, encoded by the coding sequence ATGGCCAGTTCGCTCCCCGACCTGAAACTGTTGCGCATCTTTGTCAGCGTGGTGCGCCACCAGGGTTTCGCCAACGCCCAGCAGGAACTGAACCTCTCCACTTCGGCCATCAGCACCTACATGAGCCAGCTGGAATCGAGCCTGGGCATCGTGCTGTGCCACCGCGGCCGTGGCGGCTTCAGCCTGACCAGCAAGGGCGAGCTGTTTCACCAGGAAACCCTGCGCGTGCTGGGCGAGATGGAGGTGTTCGAGCAGTACACCGCGGCGCTCAAGGGCGAGCTGCGCGGCACCCTGAACCTGGGAGTGATCGATTCCACCGTCAGCGACAGCGCCTTTCCGTTCGCCGAGGCCATTGGCGCCTACAGCCAGGAGTACCCGGCAGTGCACCTGCACCTGTCGGTGTCCAGCCCCTATGAGCTGCAGATGGGCGTGCAGGAAAACCGCCTGGACCTGGCCGTGGGGTCGTTTTCCACGCGCATGAGCGGGCTGGTCTACCAGCCGCTGTACCGCGAGCAGCATTGGTTGTATTGCAGCAGCCGCCACCCTCTGTACAGCGAACGCCGCATCCCGGAAGAGGTGATCACTCAGCAGCGCATGGTCGGGCGCGGCTATTGGAGCCAGGCGGAGCTGGCGCGCCATGGCTTCAAGCACAGCGCGGCGACGGTGGAGAGCATGGAGGCGCAGCTGATTCTGGTGCTGTCGGGCGCGTACATCGGCTATCTGCCCGAGCACTATGCGCAGAGCTGGGCGGACAAGGGCGACTTGCGCGTGCTGTCCCCGGCCACCTTTGGCTACCAGGCGCCGTTCTCGATGATCGTGCGCCGCGGGCGCAGCCGGGAGCCGCTGATCCAGACGTTTCGCGATCTGCTCAAGAGCCAGGTCAATCCCGGGTGA
- a CDS encoding YceK/YidQ family lipoprotein has product MKRLIIASLVTACATGCGTISSTFTDDQTARQRLKAMGTRCEAVPRVYSGIAYDFCTLHADPASGPGPAGLAINSVPVVFFDFLFSGVADTLVLPYSLYLQHRDGSLELR; this is encoded by the coding sequence ATGAAACGCCTGATCATCGCCTCGCTCGTCACCGCCTGCGCCACTGGCTGCGGCACTATCAGCAGCACGTTTACCGACGACCAGACCGCTCGCCAGCGCCTCAAGGCCATGGGCACTCGCTGCGAGGCTGTCCCCAGGGTCTACAGCGGCATCGCTTATGATTTCTGCACCTTGCACGCCGACCCGGCGAGTGGCCCCGGCCCGGCGGGGCTGGCGATCAACAGCGTGCCGGTGGTGTTCTTCGATTTCCTGTTCTCCGGTGTAGCCGATACCCTCGTCTTGCCCTACAGCCTCTACCTGCAACACCGCGACGGCAGCCTTGAACTGCGCTGA
- a CDS encoding tRNA-uridine aminocarboxypropyltransferase, whose protein sequence is MPRPQCPRCLRPLDHCLCALIPALPSRSRVLVLQHPSEVGHALNTARLAALGLRNSELLVGEVFEDLAQRLNLPGYRACLLFPGQEAAMLEPYTAHQQPLLLVVPDGTWRKAKKLLHLNPLLAGLPRVSLNPVAPSRYRLRKAPAAGALSTIEAVAQALEQLEAPASFAALLRPFDALIEGQIAAMGPDTFARNHQRHS, encoded by the coding sequence ATGCCCAGACCCCAATGCCCGCGCTGCCTGCGCCCACTCGACCACTGCCTGTGTGCGCTGATTCCGGCGCTGCCCAGCCGTTCGCGGGTGCTGGTCCTGCAGCACCCCAGCGAGGTCGGCCACGCGCTGAACACCGCCCGGCTGGCGGCGCTGGGGCTGCGCAATAGCGAGTTGCTGGTGGGAGAGGTGTTCGAGGACCTGGCGCAGCGCTTGAACCTGCCCGGCTACCGGGCTTGTTTGTTGTTTCCCGGGCAAGAGGCGGCGATGCTCGAGCCGTATACCGCGCATCAACAGCCCCTGTTGCTGGTGGTGCCCGACGGCACCTGGCGCAAGGCGAAGAAACTGCTGCACCTCAACCCGCTGCTGGCGGGCCTGCCGCGAGTCAGCCTGAACCCTGTTGCGCCCAGCCGTTACCGCTTGCGCAAGGCCCCGGCGGCGGGCGCGCTGTCGACTATCGAGGCGGTCGCCCAGGCCCTGGAACAGCTGGAAGCGCCGGCCTCATTCGCCGCGCTGCTGCGACCCTTCGATGCCTTGATCGAAGGGCAGATCGCGGCCATGGGGCCGGACACCTTCGCGCGCAATCATCAACGCCACTCGTGA
- a CDS encoding HAD family hydrolase, with protein MPLAIFDLDETLIHGDCASLWSEQMVRLEWVDAESFLRKDKQLMQAYAEGQLAMEDYMAFSLEPVAGRTPEEVEFLVGPWVEDFIEPIIFSDATRTIARHRAAGDRILIISASAVFLVQAIADRLGVDEVLAINLEVAHGVYSGRTEGVLTYREGKVTRLAQWLHEQGESLDGASFYSDSRNDLPLLLKVAHPQVVNPDPVLRAHAEQAGWPIHEWR; from the coding sequence ATGCCGTTAGCCATTTTCGACCTGGACGAAACCCTTATCCATGGCGACTGCGCGTCCCTGTGGAGCGAACAGATGGTGCGCCTGGAATGGGTGGACGCCGAGTCCTTCCTGCGCAAGGACAAGCAACTGATGCAGGCCTACGCCGAGGGCCAGCTGGCCATGGAGGACTACATGGCGTTCAGCCTGGAGCCGGTGGCCGGGCGCACGCCCGAGGAAGTCGAGTTTCTGGTGGGGCCCTGGGTCGAGGACTTCATCGAGCCGATCATCTTCAGCGACGCCACTCGCACCATCGCCCGCCACCGCGCGGCCGGTGACCGCATCCTGATCATCTCCGCCTCGGCAGTGTTCCTGGTGCAGGCCATCGCCGACCGCCTGGGGGTCGACGAGGTACTGGCGATCAACCTGGAAGTGGCCCACGGCGTGTACAGCGGGCGCACCGAAGGCGTGCTGACCTACCGCGAGGGCAAGGTCACGCGCCTGGCCCAATGGCTGCATGAACAAGGCGAGAGCCTTGACGGCGCAAGCTTCTACTCCGACTCGCGCAACGACCTGCCGCTGCTGCTCAAGGTCGCCCACCCGCAGGTGGTCAACCCCGACCCGGTGCTGCGCGCCCACGCCGAACAGGCCGGCTGGCCGATTCACGAGTGGCGTTGA
- a CDS encoding ABC transporter ATP-binding protein produces MSYVSVEQLEKHYGATPVFSDIHFTIARGEFITLLGPSGCGKSTLLRCIAGLTSVNSGRILLDGQDLVPLSPQKRDIGMVFQSYALFPNMNVEQNVAFGLRMQKIPAEESRQRVAEVLRLVELTAFADRYPHQMSGGQCQRVALARSLVTRPRLLLLDEPLSALDARIRKHLREQIRAIQQELNLTTIFVTHDQEEALTMSDRIFLMNQGRIVQSGDAQSLYTAPVDAFAAGFIGSYNLLDAERASKLLQRPVSSRLAIRPESISLSLSGELEGEIRSHSLLGNVIRYRVLAREVELVVDVLNRSASDLLANGQRVSLSIDPEALCEVA; encoded by the coding sequence ATGAGCTACGTCAGTGTCGAACAGCTGGAAAAACACTACGGCGCCACACCGGTGTTCAGTGACATCCACTTCACCATCGCCCGCGGCGAATTCATCACCCTGCTCGGCCCCTCAGGCTGCGGCAAGTCGACCCTGCTGCGTTGCATCGCCGGGCTGACTTCGGTCAACAGCGGCAGGATCCTCCTCGATGGCCAGGACCTAGTGCCGCTGAGCCCGCAGAAGCGCGACATCGGCATGGTGTTCCAAAGTTACGCGCTGTTTCCCAACATGAACGTCGAGCAGAACGTCGCCTTCGGCCTGCGCATGCAGAAAATCCCCGCCGAGGAGAGTCGCCAGCGCGTCGCCGAGGTGCTCAGGCTGGTGGAACTGACCGCTTTCGCCGACCGCTATCCGCACCAGATGTCCGGCGGGCAGTGCCAGCGCGTGGCCCTCGCACGCTCGCTGGTGACCCGCCCGCGCCTGCTGCTGCTCGACGAGCCGCTGTCGGCGCTGGACGCGCGTATCCGCAAGCACCTGCGCGAGCAGATCCGCGCCATCCAGCAGGAGCTGAACCTGACCACCATCTTCGTTACCCATGACCAGGAAGAGGCGCTGACCATGAGCGACCGCATCTTCCTCATGAACCAGGGCCGCATCGTCCAGAGCGGCGACGCCCAGAGCCTCTATACGGCGCCGGTGGACGCCTTCGCCGCCGGCTTCATCGGCAGTTACAACCTGCTCGATGCCGAGCGGGCGAGTAAACTGCTGCAACGCCCGGTGAGCTCGCGCCTGGCGATCCGCCCGGAGTCCATCAGCCTGAGCCTGTCCGGCGAGCTGGAAGGGGAAATCCGCAGCCACAGCCTGCTGGGCAACGTGATCCGTTACCGGGTGCTGGCGCGCGAGGTGGAACTGGTGGTCGACGTGCTCAACCGCTCGGCCAGCGACCTGCTGGCCAACGGTCAGCGGGTATCGCTGTCGATCGACCCCGAGGCGTTGTGTGAAGTGGCCTGA
- a CDS encoding ABC transporter permease, which produces MSRAEIGPAALYHRVVVWLLFLILLAPLAGTLLYSVATEWSATILPSGLTFKWYLALWSDPRFLHAFGQSLLVCVGALILSVVLILPLLFVVHYHFPRLDALMNILILLPFAVPPVVSSVGLLNLYGSGPLAMVGTPWILIGCYFTVALPFMYRAITNNLQAINLRDLMDAAQLLGASTFQAAILVVLPNLRKGLMVALLLSFSFLFGEFVFANILVGTRYETLQVYLNNMRNSSGHFNSALVISYFLFVLVLTWAANRLNKDKD; this is translated from the coding sequence ATGTCGCGCGCTGAAATCGGCCCCGCAGCCCTCTACCACCGGGTGGTGGTGTGGCTGCTGTTCCTCATCCTGCTGGCGCCGCTGGCCGGCACCCTGCTCTATTCGGTGGCCACCGAATGGTCGGCGACCATCCTGCCCAGCGGCCTGACCTTCAAGTGGTACCTGGCGCTGTGGAGCGACCCACGTTTTCTGCACGCCTTCGGCCAGTCGCTGCTGGTGTGCGTGGGCGCATTGATCCTCTCGGTAGTGCTGATCCTGCCGCTGCTGTTCGTGGTGCATTACCACTTCCCCAGGCTCGACGCGCTGATGAACATCCTCATCCTGCTGCCGTTCGCCGTGCCGCCGGTGGTGTCCTCGGTGGGGCTGCTCAACCTGTACGGCTCGGGCCCGTTGGCCATGGTCGGCACGCCGTGGATCCTGATCGGCTGCTACTTCACCGTGGCCCTGCCATTCATGTACCGCGCCATCACCAACAATCTGCAGGCCATCAACCTGCGCGACCTCATGGACGCCGCCCAACTGCTCGGTGCCAGCACCTTTCAGGCGGCCATCCTGGTGGTGCTGCCAAACCTGCGCAAAGGGCTGATGGTGGCGCTGCTGCTGTCGTTTTCTTTCCTGTTCGGCGAGTTCGTGTTCGCCAACATACTGGTGGGCACTCGCTACGAAACCTTGCAGGTGTACCTCAACAACATGCGCAACAGCAGCGGGCACTTCAACAGCGCGCTGGTGATTTCCTATTTCCTCTTCGTGCTGGTGCTGACCTGGGCCGCCAACCGACTGAACAAGGACAAGGACTGA
- a CDS encoding ABC transporter permease subunit produces MSNPTRGRGLALLFLLPFAAFFIVFQIAPLAWVAIHSVQLDDGWGLDNFIKAFSSKFYRQAIQLSLEISFWSSLFGILIAVLGSYSLRRVDSKLRDFVSAFANMTSNFAGVPLAFAFIILLGFNGSVTLILKQAGLIQDFDVYSKTGLIILYTYFQIPLGVLLLYPAFDALREDWRESSALLGASGWQYWRHIGLPVLTPALLGTFVILLANALGAYATVYALTTGNFNVLPIRIAAMVAGDISLDPNLASALAMILVGLMTLVTVVHQWLLKRSYHVAR; encoded by the coding sequence GTGAGTAACCCGACCCGAGGCCGCGGCTTGGCCCTGCTGTTTTTGCTGCCGTTCGCGGCGTTCTTCATCGTGTTCCAGATCGCACCGCTGGCCTGGGTGGCGATCCATAGCGTGCAGCTGGACGACGGCTGGGGCCTGGACAACTTCATCAAGGCCTTCAGCTCGAAGTTCTACCGCCAGGCCATCCAGCTGAGCCTGGAGATCAGCTTCTGGTCGAGCCTGTTCGGCATCCTTATCGCCGTACTGGGCAGCTATTCGCTACGCCGGGTCGATTCGAAACTGCGCGACTTCGTCAGCGCCTTCGCCAACATGACCAGCAACTTCGCCGGCGTGCCCCTGGCCTTCGCCTTCATCATCCTGCTCGGCTTCAACGGCAGCGTGACACTGATCCTCAAGCAGGCCGGGCTGATCCAGGACTTCGACGTCTACTCCAAGACCGGCCTGATCATTCTCTACACCTACTTCCAGATACCCCTGGGCGTGCTGCTGCTGTACCCAGCCTTCGATGCGCTGCGCGAAGACTGGCGCGAGTCCTCGGCCCTGCTCGGCGCCAGCGGCTGGCAATACTGGCGACACATCGGCCTGCCGGTGCTGACCCCGGCCCTGCTGGGCACCTTCGTCATCCTGCTGGCCAACGCCCTGGGTGCCTACGCCACGGTGTACGCGCTGACCACCGGCAACTTCAACGTGCTGCCGATCCGCATTGCCGCCATGGTCGCCGGCGACATCAGCCTGGACCCAAACCTGGCCAGTGCCCTGGCGATGATCCTGGTGGGCTTGATGACCCTGGTGACCGTAGTGCATCAATGGCTGCTGAAGAGGAGTTACCATGTCGCGCGCTGA
- a CDS encoding alkaline phosphatase family protein: protein MPHKVILVLLDGLSYSVAEHAMGHLHAYVAAERAVLYKLECALPALSRPLYECILTGVPPIDSGIVHNQVSRLSNQRSIFHYAADAGLTTAAAAYHWVSELYNRSPFDAHRDRHTSDIALPIQHGYFYWVDHYPDSHLFSDAESLRRRHNPDFLLIHPMNIDDAGHKHGLDSSQYRNSARGADVILADHLQGWLDAGYQVLVTADHGMNNDRSHNGLLSEEREVPLFVLGDAFSLNPNLRPLQTELCGTICALLGVPHDKPVSRELLKSE from the coding sequence ATGCCCCACAAAGTCATCCTGGTCCTGCTGGACGGCCTCAGCTACTCGGTGGCCGAACACGCCATGGGCCACCTGCATGCCTATGTCGCCGCCGAGCGCGCCGTGCTGTACAAGCTTGAATGCGCCCTGCCGGCGCTGTCACGGCCGCTCTACGAATGCATCCTGACCGGCGTTCCGCCGATCGACAGCGGCATCGTCCACAACCAGGTTTCGCGCCTGTCCAACCAGCGCAGTATTTTTCACTACGCCGCCGATGCCGGGCTGACCACGGCTGCTGCGGCGTACCACTGGGTCAGCGAGCTGTACAACCGCTCGCCGTTCGATGCCCACCGCGACCGCCACACCAGCGACATCGCGCTGCCCATCCAGCATGGGTATTTCTACTGGGTCGACCACTACCCCGACTCGCACCTGTTCAGCGACGCCGAAAGCCTGCGCCGTCGGCACAACCCGGATTTTCTCCTGATACACCCGATGAACATCGACGACGCTGGGCACAAGCACGGCCTGGACAGTTCGCAGTACCGCAACAGTGCCCGCGGCGCCGACGTGATCCTCGCCGACCACCTGCAAGGCTGGCTGGATGCCGGCTACCAGGTGCTGGTCACCGCCGACCACGGCATGAACAACGATCGCTCGCACAACGGCCTGCTCAGCGAAGAGCGGGAAGTGCCGCTGTTCGTGCTCGGCGATGCCTTCAGCCTGAACCCCAACCTGCGCCCGTTGCAGACCGAGCTGTGCGGCACGATCTGCGCACTGCTGGGCGTGCCCCACGACAAACCCGTGAGCCGGGAGCTGTTGAAAAGTGAGTAA
- a CDS encoding ABC transporter substrate-binding protein: MKKLFLASLLGSSIALCTAAMAADTDLKTLEAAARTEGTVNSVGMPDDWANWKGTWSDLSTKYGLTHMDTDMSSAQEVAKFDAEKDNASADIGDVGAAFGPIAAAKGVTQPYKPSHWDQVPEWAKDQDGHWMLAYTGSIAFIINKDLVKAGDEPHSWADLLKPGAKYKVTIGDVSTAAQAANGVLAAAIAMKGDETNLQPGLQLFTKLAQQKRLSLGNPTIQSLEKGEVEVGVVWDFNGLSYRDKIDPKRFDVLIPSDGSVISGYTTIINKYAKHPNAAKLAREYIFSDAGQINLARGHARPIRAEHITLPDDVKALLLPNEQYKSVKPIKDPAAWEKSSKALPQQWQEQVIIEMN; the protein is encoded by the coding sequence ATGAAAAAGCTTTTCCTGGCATCACTGTTAGGCTCGAGTATTGCGCTGTGCACCGCCGCCATGGCGGCCGACACCGACCTGAAAACCCTGGAAGCCGCAGCCAGGACCGAAGGCACGGTGAACAGCGTCGGCATGCCCGATGACTGGGCCAACTGGAAAGGCACCTGGAGCGACCTGTCGACCAAATACGGCCTGACCCACATGGACACCGACATGAGCTCGGCCCAGGAAGTGGCCAAGTTCGACGCCGAGAAGGACAACGCCAGCGCCGACATCGGTGACGTCGGCGCCGCCTTCGGCCCGATCGCCGCCGCCAAGGGCGTCACCCAGCCGTACAAGCCGAGCCACTGGGACCAGGTGCCGGAATGGGCCAAGGACCAGGACGGCCACTGGATGCTCGCCTACACCGGCAGTATCGCCTTCATCATCAACAAGGACCTTGTCAAGGCGGGCGATGAACCGCACAGCTGGGCCGACCTGCTCAAGCCAGGCGCCAAATACAAGGTCACCATCGGCGACGTCAGCACAGCAGCGCAAGCGGCCAACGGCGTACTGGCGGCGGCCATCGCCATGAAGGGCGACGAAACCAACCTGCAACCGGGCCTGCAGCTGTTCACCAAGCTGGCCCAGCAGAAACGCCTGTCGCTGGGCAACCCGACCATCCAGTCGCTGGAAAAAGGCGAGGTGGAAGTGGGCGTGGTCTGGGACTTCAACGGCCTGAGCTATCGCGACAAGATCGACCCCAAGCGCTTCGACGTGCTGATTCCGTCCGATGGTTCGGTGATCTCCGGCTACACCACGATCATCAACAAATACGCCAAGCACCCGAACGCGGCCAAGCTGGCGCGTGAGTACATCTTCAGCGACGCCGGGCAGATCAACCTGGCCCGCGGCCACGCCCGCCCAATCCGCGCCGAGCACATCACCCTGCCCGACGACGTCAAGGCGCTGCTGCTGCCCAACGAGCAGTACAAGAGCGTGAAGCCGATCAAGGACCCTGCTGCCTGGGAGAAGAGCTCCAAGGCGCTGCCGCAACAATGGCAGGAGCAGGTCATCATCGAGATGAACTGA